The DNA segment AATCGATGATGGTCCAGCCGTCGCGGCCTTCAAGGCGGTCGCGCACCAGCCACAGGTTGATGTGGTCCAGTGCGAAGGGCAGCGGCATGCGCAGCCAGTAGACGCCTGGCGCTACCTGTTGCCGCGCGCCGCCTTCGGGCAGGGTTTCACCAAACGGGTATTGGAGTTCGTGTTCGAGTGCGTTCATGGGGAGTCTCTCGGGTCTGAAGCCCTGTGCGCGCGGTGCCGCGTGCAGGCGGGCTTTCTCGTTGTCACGGTTGCATATCGCGGTTGCCAGTAGCCTTGCTTGACGCTAACGTTAACGTCAATCGGGGCGGGCTTTTTCCATCTTAAGCGAAAACTTCATTCCATACCGAACGACCGTTCACTTTCTTACCGGGCCACCATGCCAGACTCGCCAGCCACGCCAACCTACACCATCACCGATCTCGCCCGCGAGTTCGACGTGACGCCGCGTGCGATCCGTTTCTATGAGGACCAGGGCTTGCTGTCGCCGGAGCGCGAAGGGCCGACCGGGCGCAAGCGCGTCTATAACGGGCGCGAGCGCACGCGCCTGAAGCTCACCGTGCGGGGCAAGCGGCTTGGACTGACGCTCAACGAAATCCGCGAGATTCTTGATCTGTACGAGTCGCCGCGAGACACCGCGCCGCAGCTGGAGCGCTTCCTGCATTCGCTGGCACATCACCGCGGCACACTGGAGCGCCAGCTCGAGGACTTGCAGGCGCAGCTTGCCGAGATCGATCAGCACGAGCGGCAGTGCCGGGCGTTGCTGGCGACACATGCGTGCGAAGTGCCGCCGGATGTGGCGAAAAGTGCCTGATGAGCCATTACCTGAGTTTGCCCATCTGATTCTATTGACGTTTACGTAAACGTCAATAGAATAGCTTCTCAAACAAGGAAAGCCCATGCCCCAAGCTGTCGATGCCACGCCGTTGTCCGCCGAGCGCGCGGATGCCATTGCCACCAGCTTCTCGCGCCAGGGCCTGATGACCACCTTCGGCGCGGCGCTGACGCGGGTCATGCGGGGCGAGGTGGAGATCGCTATGCCGTGGTCCGAGGGCGTGACCCAGCAGCACGGCTTTTTCCACGGTGGCGCCGTCGGCGCGCTGGCCGACAGCGCCTGCGGCTACGCAGCCCTGTCGGTCGTGGGGGACGGCGAGGCCGGGCTGACCGCCGAGTACAAGATCAACCTGCTCTCACCCGCACAGGGCGAGCGGCTGGTGGCGGTGGGCCGCGTGCTCAAGCCCGGCCGCACCTTGATCGTGGCGCAGGGCGACGTGTATAGCGAGACCGCCGGCGTGCGCAAGGCGGTGGCCACCATGCTGATGACCTTGTGCGTGGTGCGCACGCTGGACCACGTCTGACCACAAACGACAAAGCAGACTCAACGAGCATCCGGTGGGCCGCCTGTGGCGCGACGCCAAGCTGTATGAGATCGGCGCCGGCACGTCGGAAATCCGCCGCATGCTGATCGGCGCGAACGGTTCTCGCAAACCATGTGATGCCGGCGCCGTGCCGCCAGGCGGCAGTGCCAGCCTAAGTGCCCCGCCGCCCACGCCGAATTGACCGAAAGAGCACTCGCCCGGCCGCCGAACCAATTTACAATCTCCGGAAACCCCTCCAGCCTTAGTCACCGGTCTGCGACATGTCCCACTTCCCCAAGCTGCTGTCCTCGCAGATCGCCTACGACGTGGCCCGGACCATGCTGGACGGGTTTGACAAGCATTACCGGCTGTTCCGCGAAGTCAGCCACCTGGCCAAGCTGAAGTTCGAAGCGGCCGACTGGCTCGGCCTGCAGCAACTGCAGCGCGACCGCATCGACTTCTACAACGAGCGGGTGCGCGAAACCAGCGTGATCCTGGAAGACGAATACGACGCGGAAAATATCGAGGACGAGATCTGGCAGCAGATCAAGCTGCACTACATCGGGCTGCTGACCAATCATCACCAGCCCGAACTGGCCGAGACGTTCTTCAACTCGGTGTGCACGCGCATCCTGCACCGCTCGTACTTCAACAACGACTTCATCTTCGTGCGCCCGGCCATCTCGACCGAGTACATCGAGAACGAGGAGTCGCCTACCCGGCCGACCTTTCGCGCCTACTATCCGGGCAGCCGCAAGGGCATGGCGGCGTGCTTCGAACGCATCGTCCATAACTTCCAGCTCGAGCGGCCGTTTGACGATCTCACGCGCGATATCGGCTATGTGGTGCGCGCCGTCACCGAGTATTTCGGCGACTTCCGCACTGCGCCGAATTTCCAGATCCATGTGCTGTCGTCGCTGTTCTTCCGCAACAAGTCGGCGTTCATCATCGGCCGTATCCTCAATGCCGACCGCACCTTCCCGCTGGCGATTCCCATCGTGCACACGCCCGATGGCAAGCTGTCGCTCGATACGGTGCTGCTCAAGAAGGTGCAACTGCTGATCCTGTTCTCCTTCACGCACTCGTATTTCATGGTCGACATGGAGATCCCGTCAGCGTATGTGACCTTCCTGCGCGACATCATGCCGCGCAAGCCGCGCGCGGAGATCTACACCTCGCTGGGCTTGCAGAAGCAGGGCAAGAACCTGTTCTACCGGGACTTCCTGCATCACCTGCAGCATTCATCGGACAAGTTCATCAGCGCACCCGGCATCAAGGGCCTGGTGATGCTGGTGTTCACGCTGCCGTCGTACCCTTACGTGTTCAAGGTGATCAAGGACTATTACCCGGCGCCCAAGGAGACCACGCGCGAGCTGATCAAGTCGAAGTACCAGCTGGTCAAGCAGCATGACCGCGTCGGGCGCATGGCCGATACGCTGGAGTACTCCGACGTGGCCTTCCCGTTGTCGCGCTTCGACGATGGGCTTGTGCGCGAGCTGGAGCTGCATGCGCCGTCGATGATCGAATACCAGCGCGCCAAGGATGGCGGCGAGGAAATTGTCGTGCGCCACGTGTATATTGAGCGCCGCATGACGCCGCTGAACATCTGGCTGCAGGAAGGCTCGGATGCGCAGGTCGAGCACGGCATCATCGAGTACGGCAACGCCATCAAGGAGCTGATCGCCGCCAATATCTTTCCCGGCGACATGCTCTACAAGAACTTCGGCGTGACGCGCCACGGGCGCGTGGTGTTCTACGACTACGACGAGATCGAGTACATGACGGACACCAATGTCCGCCACGTGCCGCAGCCGCGCAATGAGGAGGAGGAGCTATCGGGCGAGGTGTGGTACAGCGTCGGGCGGCACGACATTTTCCCCGAGACCTATCGCACCTTCTTGCTCGGCGACGCGCGCGTGCGTGCTGCCTTCCTGCGGCACCACGAAGATTTTTTCGATCCTGCCATGTGGCAGGCTCACAAGGACCGGCTGCTGGCCGGGCAAATCCATGATTTCTATGCCTATGATGTTTCTGAACGCTTTATCCATCGCTACGGCGCCGGTAGCGGCGACGCCGAAGCGCGCGCGCACGGCAACGATCCCGCGCCCGCAAGGAGAGTCGCATGAGTGACGCCATCGCCCAGCTTTTCCGCAACAACCGCGAGTGGGTGGACCGCGTCAACGCGGAAGACCCGAGCTTCTTCATGCGCCTGGCCAACCAGCAGGCGCCAGAGTACCTGTGGATCGGCTGCTCGGATTCGCGTGTGCCGGCCAACCAGATCCTCGGGCTGGCACCGGGCGAGGTGTTCGTCCACCGCAATATCGCCAACGTCGTCGCCCATAGCGATCTCAACGCACTGGCCGTGATCCAGTTCGCGGTGGAAGTGCTCAAGGTGCGCCACATCACCGTGGTGGGCCACTATGGCTGCGGCGGCGTCAAGGTGGCGCTCAAGCGCCAGCGCATCGGCCTGGCCGACAACTGGCTGCGCCATGTGCGCGACGTGGCCGACAAGCACGGCGCCTACCTTGGCACCATCACCCGCGAGGAAGACGCGCATACGCGCCTGTGCGAGCTCAACGTGATCGAGCAGGTCAACAACGTGTGCCAGACCACGGTGTTGCAGGACGCGTGGGACCGCGGGCAGCAGGTCACGGTGCATGGCTGGGTCTATGGCGTGTCAGACGGCCTGCTGCGCGACCTGGGCATGGCCGCCAGCAGCAACGACGAACTGCACGCACAGCTTGAGGCCGCCTATCGCCAGTTCGGCGATCCGCCGCAAGCGTCGATCCGCTAGGCCAAGTACATAGAGATTCCCGGAAGAGCCAACAATCGCCGCCAGCCAGCGCCCCAATCATTGGAGACACCCCATGCATGATCCCGTAGTCATCGTATCCGCCGCCCGCACCCCGATGGCGGCGTTCCAGGGCGAGTTCGCCACGCTGACGGCGCCGCAGCTTGGCGCCACCGCCATCCGCGCGGCGGTCGAGCGCGCGGGCCTCGCGCCCGAGCAGATCGAGGAAGTGGTGTTCGGCTGCGTGCTGCCCGCGGGCCTGGGCCAGGCGCCCGCCCGGCAGGCCGCGCTGGGCGCTGGCCTGCCGCTTGGCGTGGCTTGCACCACGGTCAACAAGATGTGCGGCTCCGGCATGCGCGCCGCCATGAACGTGCATGACGCGCTGATCGCGGGCGCGTTCGAGATCGGCATCGCCGGCGGCATGGAGAGCATGACCAATGCGCCCTACCTGGTGCCCAAGGGCCGCGGCGGCTACCGCATCGGCCACGGCATGATCTTCGACCACATGATGCTGGACGGTCTGGAAGACGCCTATATCAAGGACGAAAAAGGCGGCGGGCGCTCGATGGGCACCTTCGGCGAGGACTGCGCGGCCAAGTACGATTTCACCCGCGCGGCGCAGGACGAGTTCGCCATGGAGAGCGTGCGGCGCGCCCAGCAGGCCACCGAGCGAGGCGACTTCCGCTGGGAGATCGCGCCGGTGACGGTGCCGGGGCGCGGTGGCGACACCATCATCGACACCGATGAAGGCCCGCGCCGCATCAAGGTCGACAAGATCCCATCGCTCAAGCCCGCTTTTGCCAAGGACGGCACCATCACCGCCGCCTCGTCGTCATCGATCAACGACGGCGCGGCCGCGCTGGTGATGATGCGCGAATCCACCGCCAGGCGGCTCGGCCTGGAACCGCTGGCCCGCCTGCTCGGCCACACCTCGCATGCGCAGGCGCCGGGATGGTTCACCACCGCGCCGGTGGAAGCGATAAGCAAGCTCTACCGCAAGCTCGGCTGGACGACCGACAGCGTCGACCTGTTCGAGATCAACGAAGCGTTCGCCGTGGTGCCGATGGCCGCCATGCACGACCTCAAGATCCCGCGCGACAAGGTCAACATCCACGGCGGCGCCTGCGCGCTGGGCCACCCGATCGGCGCCTCGGGCGCGCGCATCATGGCCACGCTGCTCGGCGCGCTGCGCAAGACCGGCGGCAAGCGCGGCGTGGCCAGCCTGTGCATCGGCGGCGGTGAGGCCACCGCGGTGGGGCTGGAGATCGTCTGAACCCGCGGCATTGACCGCAACAGAGCCGCTGCCGCCACCGCGCGGCAGCCAGGCCGCAATCCATATACAAGAAGGAGTACTGCCTTGCCAACCGCTCTCATCCTTGGTGCCTCGCGTGGCATCGGTCTCGAATTTGTGCGCCAGTACCGTGCCGATGGCTGGCGGGTGCTGGCCGTTGCGCGCAGCGATGACGGCATCAAGGCCATCGAAGCGCTGGGCGCGGAGGCGTTGCGCGCCGACCTGACCGACGCCGGCCAGGTCGCCGGGCTGGGTTGGAAGCTGGACGGCGAGTCCATCGACGTAGCGATCTACAACGCCGGCGTGATCGGCCCGCGCACCGAAGGCGCGCAGCCGGTCACCCGCGAGGACTTCGACAAGGTGATGCACGTCAATGTGCTGGGCCCGATGATGGCGCTGCCGTTGCTGCTGCCGCTGGTCGAGGCCGGGCGTTCGGGCAAGGGCGGTGTGCTGGCGGTGCTGGCCTCGCGCATGGGCAGCATCGGCACCATGGACAGCAACCGCAGCTGGCTCTACCGGGTCAGCAAGGCGGCGGCCAATGCGGCGCTCAAGGCCGCCTCGCTCGACGCGCGCCACGCTACCTGCCTGGCCTTCCACCCGGGCTGGGTGCAGACCGAGATGGGCGGCAAGGAAGCCGACCTCACGCCGCAGCAAAGCGTATCCGGCATGCGCGGCGTGATCGCCGGCGCAACGCGCCAGGATAACGGTAGTTTTCGCAATTACGATGGCAGCGTGATCCCGTGGTGAGCACGGCGTTCGTTGTTCCCGACTCTGCTACCACCTTGGTGAATTGACATGCTGCTCACGCCAGAACAGGAAATGATCCGCGATGCCGTGCGCCAGTTCGCGCAGCAGGAGATCGCGCCGCACGCCGCCGCGTGGGATCGCGACAAGACCTTCCCGCAGGCGGTGCACCGCGAGCTGGCCGCGCTCGGCGCGTACGGCGTGGCCGTGCCCGAGCAATACGGCGGCGCCGGGCTCGACTATCTCTCGCTGGCGCTGATCCTCGAAGAAATCGCCGTCGGCGACGGCGGCACCTCGACCGTCATCAGTGTCAACAATTGCCCGGTGTGCAGCATGTTGATGGCGTTCGCCAACGAGGCGCAGAAGCAGCAGTGGCTGGTGCCTCTCGCGCGCGGCGAGATGCTCGGCGCGTTCTGCCTGACCGAGCCGCACGTGGGCTCGGACGCCGCCGCGCTGCGCACCAGCGCGGTGAGGGATGGCGACGACTACGTGCTCAACGGCGTCAAGCAATTCATCACCAGCGGCAAGAACGCCGACGTGGCCATCGTGCTCGCGGTCACCGACAAGGCGGCGGGCAAGCGCGGCATCAGCGCCTTCCTGGTGCCCACCGCCACGCCCGGCTACATCGTCGCGCGGCTGGAGGAGAAACTCGGCCAGCATTCGTCGGACACCGCGCAGATCCTGTTCGAGGATTGCCGCGTGCCGGCGGCCAATATGCTGGGCGAGGAGGGCGCAGGCTACAAGATGGCGTTATCCGGCCTGGAGGGCGGACGCATCGGCATCGCCTCGCAAAGCATCGGCATGGCGCGCGCGGCGTTCGACGCGGCGCTGGCGTATGCCAAGGAACGCGAGAGCTTCGGCCAGCCGCTGTTTGCGCACCAGGCCGTGCAGTTCCGCCTGGCCGACATGGCGACCAAGATCGAGGTGGCGCGGCAGATGGTGTGGCATGCCGCGTCGCTCAAGGATGCGGGACGGCCTTGCCTGAAAGAGGCCGCCATGGCCAAGCTGTATGCCAGCGAGATGGCCGAGGAGGTCTGCTCGGCCGCCATCCAGGTCTTTGGGGGCTATGGCTATGTCAGCGATTTCCCGGTCGAGCGCATTTACCGGGATGTGCGCGTCTGCCAGATCTATGAGGGCACCAGCGACATCCAGAAGATACTGATCGCCCGGGCGCTGGCCTGAGGGCGGCTCGCGCGCAGCACGGAACCAAGCTGTTTGCGCATTATCGAATCACCGAAGCATTGAACCCAAACGGCCAGACGCCAAAAGCCAGAAGCCAGGAGCCCCCCGACAATGACTGCTGCCATCGATTTCTACTTCGATTTTTCCTCGCCCTACGGCTATTTCGCCAGCACGCGCATCGACGAGCTGGCGCAGAAGTACGGGCGCATCGTCGCCTGGCATCCGATCCTGCTCGGCGTGGTGTTCAAGACCACCGGCAGTTCGCCGCTGCCGCAGGTGCCGCTCAAGGGCGACTACTCCTGGCGCGATTTCGAGCGTACCGCGCGCTTCCACAATATCGAGTACAAGCGTCCGACGCACTTCCCGCTGCCCACCACACAGGCCGCCCGCGCCGTGCTGTGGCTGCAGAACCATCACGGCGACGATATCGCCACCGCGTTTGCCAAGTCGGTCTATCACGCCCTGTTCGTGGATGACATCAACATCGCCGAGCCGGCCGAACTGGTGAAGCTGGCCGAGCCGCTCGGCATCGACGCGCATGCCATGGATGCAGGCGCCAGCAGCTTCCAGATCAAGGACCAGCTCAAGGCCGAGATCGACGTGGCCATGGCCAAGGGCGTGTTCGGCTCGCCCTTTGTGATCATCGACGGCGAGCCGTTCTGGGGCTTCGACCGCTTCGACCAGATCGAGGCACACCTCAAGAGCAAGCGCCCGATGGCGCTGCGTGCCGTGCCGGGCACGGACAGCAATACAAGCCATAGCGACAACAGCGCAGATAACAGCACAGACAGCAGCAAGGAAAAGAAACCCGCATGAATGCCAGCATCAAGCCGATCCGCCATCCCCGTTTCGACTGCGTGATTTTCGATTGCGACGGCGTGCTCGTCGACAGCGAGCCCATCGTCAACCGCGTGCTCAACGAGATGCTCAACGAACTTGGCATCCGCATCTCGATCGAGGAGTCCACCAAGTGGTTTCTCGGCCGCGCGGTGCGCGAAGAGCTCGACAACATCGCCAGCCGGCGTGGCGCGCCGCTGCCGGAAAACTGGCTGTCGGAATGGTTCGTGCGTCGCAACACGGTCCTTGAGGCGGAAGTGCAGGCGGTGCCGCATGTGCGTGAGGCGGTGCGCGCGATTGTCGCGACTGGCTTGCCGGTCTGCGTGGCCTCGGGCGCGGATCGCATCAAGGTCAAGCTGCAGCTGACGCGCACCGGCCTGGTGGAGCTGTTCCGGCAGGACGAGCGCGAGCATATCTTCTCGTCGACCGAGGTCGAGCGCAGCAAGCCGGCGCCCGACGTGTACCTGCTGGCGGCGCGCACCATGGATGTGGAGCCGGCGCGCTGCGTGGTGATCGAGGATAGTCCGACGGGCGTGACCGCAGGCGTTGCCGCGGGCATGACGGTGCTCGGCTACGCTGCGCGCAACGCGGCGCAAACTCTGCTGGCGGCGGGCGCGGTCACTACCTTCACCGATATGCGCGAGCTGCAGGGGCTGATCGGATGAAAGCGCGCGCGTCCGGCGCCGGCACCGGCGGCTGCCCATGCGGCGGGGGCGACTACGCCACCTGCTGCGGGCGCTTTCATCGCGGCGAGGCGCTGCCGTTCAACGCCGAGCAATTGATGCGCTCGCGCTATAGCGCCTATGTGCTGGGCGACGTGGACTGGCTGCGCCATACCTGGCATCCATCTACCTGCCCGGACGACCTTGCCGCGGACACGGGCACGCGCTGGCTCGGGCTCGCGGTCAAGGCGCATGCGCAGCAGGACGAGACGCATGCCCAGGTGGAGTTCGTGGCGCGCTACAAGGTGGGCGGGCGCGCCTGGCGGCTGCACGAGCGCAGCCGCTTTGTACGCGAGCCGCGCAGCGCCGGCGAGGCGCCGCGCTGGCTCTATGTCGATGGCGAAATGCTGGGGGAGACACCATGACGGAATCGATGGCTGCTGCTGCTGCTTCTTCTGCTGCGCGGGACACGGATTACCTGCTGTATGGCTTCGCACAATCCGGCAACACCTACAAGGTGGCCTTGCTGCTGGAAACCGTCGGCGTGCAGCGTGGCCGCAAGCTGTGGACGCCGCGCTTCGTCGACTACTTCAACGGCGAGACGCATACGCCCGAGTACCGTGCCATCAACGAAATGGGCGAGGCGCCGGTACTGGAGTTCGATGGGCAGCGGTTGTCGCAATCGGGCGCCATCCTGGACCTGCTCGCGCAGCGCCTCGACATCTACGGGCCTGCCAGCGAGGCCGAACGCTCCGAGGTCTTGCGCTGGCTGCTGTTCGACAACCACAAGTTCACGTCGTACACCGCAACCTATCGCTTCCTGCGCACCTTCACCAAGGCACCGGACCCGGCAGTGCTGCAGTTCCTGAGGCAGCGCTGCGAGGGCGCGTGGAACGTGCTCAACGCGCATTTGTCCGGGCGAGCCTACGTGCTGGGCGAGCGCCTGACCATCGCGGATTTCTCGCTGGCCGGCTACGTGTTCTACGACGACGAGATCGGCGTGCACTGGCGCAAGGAGTATCCGCAACTCCACGCCTGGACCGAGCGCTTGCGTGCGCTGCCGGGCTGGCGCCATCCGTACGACCTGCTGCCGGGGCATCCGTTGCCCAAGCGCACGGCCTGAGGCGGCGGGCAGCAGGCAGGCGGCGCCTCGCGCGGCAGGGGCAACCAAAGGAGCAGGCAAATCATGAGGTGGATGCAACGACTGGCCCTGGCCCTGCTGCTGACCCTGCCAATCGCCGGGGCGATGGCGCGGGCGCCCTCCGCGAATCAGGCCACGCAGGCACCAGAGACGACGATCACTGCCATCATCCCCGGATCGTCGGAGCAGGTCGCCATGGTTCCCAAGCCCGGCGTCATGTTCTCGCTGGAGCTGGAAACCACCATCTTCAAGCCACCCGGAGACGGCCCGTTTCCGCTGGTCGTGATCAATCACGGCAAGGCGCCGGGCAAGCCTGCCTTCCAGTCGCGCGCACGCTACCTCGCGCAGAGCGCGGAATTCGTCAAGCGCGGCTACGTTGTGGCGTTGCCGATGCGTCAGGGCTTTTCCAAATCCGGCGGCGCCTATATCGGCGGCGGCTGCAATGTCGAGAGCAACGGCCTGGTGCAGGCCGAGGACGTGGTGGCCACGCTCGAATACATGGTCAAGCAGCCTTATGTGGACAAATCGCGCATCGTCGTGATTGGCCAGTCGCATGGCGGGCTGACCACCATGGCATTCAGCACCATCGCCTATCCGGGCGTGCTGGGCGTGATCAATTTTGCCGGCGGCCTGCGCGATGAGTCTTGCAGCCGCTGGGAATTCAACCTGGTGGACGCGTTCGGCGACTACGGCAAAAAGGCGCGCTATCCCTCGCTGTGGCTGTATGGCGATAACGACAGCTACTGGCCGCAGCCCCTGCCGGCAAAATTCTTCGAGGCCTATACCGCGCAGGCGCATGGCCCTGCCGCCAATGCCCGTATGGTGGACTACGGCACATTCGCGGGCGACTCCCATACGCTGTTCGGCGCGCGCGCGGGCGTGCCGATCTGGCTGCCGGAGGTCGAGCGGTTCTTCAAGGAGATCGGGCTTTCGTTCGATCCGCAGCCATGATGCGTGATTTTTTTCGATAGACGGATGGAA comes from the Cupriavidus basilensis genome and includes:
- a CDS encoding MerR family transcriptional regulator, producing the protein MPDSPATPTYTITDLAREFDVTPRAIRFYEDQGLLSPEREGPTGRKRVYNGRERTRLKLTVRGKRLGLTLNEIREILDLYESPRDTAPQLERFLHSLAHHRGTLERQLEDLQAQLAEIDQHERQCRALLATHACEVPPDVAKSA
- a CDS encoding PaaI family thioesterase, producing the protein MPQAVDATPLSAERADAIATSFSRQGLMTTFGAALTRVMRGEVEIAMPWSEGVTQQHGFFHGGAVGALADSACGYAALSVVGDGEAGLTAEYKINLLSPAQGERLVAVGRVLKPGRTLIVAQGDVYSETAGVRKAVATMLMTLCVVRTLDHV
- the aceK gene encoding bifunctional isocitrate dehydrogenase kinase/phosphatase — its product is MSHFPKLLSSQIAYDVARTMLDGFDKHYRLFREVSHLAKLKFEAADWLGLQQLQRDRIDFYNERVRETSVILEDEYDAENIEDEIWQQIKLHYIGLLTNHHQPELAETFFNSVCTRILHRSYFNNDFIFVRPAISTEYIENEESPTRPTFRAYYPGSRKGMAACFERIVHNFQLERPFDDLTRDIGYVVRAVTEYFGDFRTAPNFQIHVLSSLFFRNKSAFIIGRILNADRTFPLAIPIVHTPDGKLSLDTVLLKKVQLLILFSFTHSYFMVDMEIPSAYVTFLRDIMPRKPRAEIYTSLGLQKQGKNLFYRDFLHHLQHSSDKFISAPGIKGLVMLVFTLPSYPYVFKVIKDYYPAPKETTRELIKSKYQLVKQHDRVGRMADTLEYSDVAFPLSRFDDGLVRELELHAPSMIEYQRAKDGGEEIVVRHVYIERRMTPLNIWLQEGSDAQVEHGIIEYGNAIKELIAANIFPGDMLYKNFGVTRHGRVVFYDYDEIEYMTDTNVRHVPQPRNEEEELSGEVWYSVGRHDIFPETYRTFLLGDARVRAAFLRHHEDFFDPAMWQAHKDRLLAGQIHDFYAYDVSERFIHRYGAGSGDAEARAHGNDPAPARRVA
- the can gene encoding carbonate dehydratase; the protein is MSDAIAQLFRNNREWVDRVNAEDPSFFMRLANQQAPEYLWIGCSDSRVPANQILGLAPGEVFVHRNIANVVAHSDLNALAVIQFAVEVLKVRHITVVGHYGCGGVKVALKRQRIGLADNWLRHVRDVADKHGAYLGTITREEDAHTRLCELNVIEQVNNVCQTTVLQDAWDRGQQVTVHGWVYGVSDGLLRDLGMAASSNDELHAQLEAAYRQFGDPPQASIR
- a CDS encoding acetyl-CoA C-acetyltransferase, with translation MHDPVVIVSAARTPMAAFQGEFATLTAPQLGATAIRAAVERAGLAPEQIEEVVFGCVLPAGLGQAPARQAALGAGLPLGVACTTVNKMCGSGMRAAMNVHDALIAGAFEIGIAGGMESMTNAPYLVPKGRGGYRIGHGMIFDHMMLDGLEDAYIKDEKGGGRSMGTFGEDCAAKYDFTRAAQDEFAMESVRRAQQATERGDFRWEIAPVTVPGRGGDTIIDTDEGPRRIKVDKIPSLKPAFAKDGTITAASSSSINDGAAALVMMRESTARRLGLEPLARLLGHTSHAQAPGWFTTAPVEAISKLYRKLGWTTDSVDLFEINEAFAVVPMAAMHDLKIPRDKVNIHGGACALGHPIGASGARIMATLLGALRKTGGKRGVASLCIGGGEATAVGLEIV
- a CDS encoding SDR family oxidoreductase codes for the protein MPTALILGASRGIGLEFVRQYRADGWRVLAVARSDDGIKAIEALGAEALRADLTDAGQVAGLGWKLDGESIDVAIYNAGVIGPRTEGAQPVTREDFDKVMHVNVLGPMMALPLLLPLVEAGRSGKGGVLAVLASRMGSIGTMDSNRSWLYRVSKAAANAALKAASLDARHATCLAFHPGWVQTEMGGKEADLTPQQSVSGMRGVIAGATRQDNGSFRNYDGSVIPW
- a CDS encoding acyl-CoA dehydrogenase family protein, whose product is MLLTPEQEMIRDAVRQFAQQEIAPHAAAWDRDKTFPQAVHRELAALGAYGVAVPEQYGGAGLDYLSLALILEEIAVGDGGTSTVISVNNCPVCSMLMAFANEAQKQQWLVPLARGEMLGAFCLTEPHVGSDAAALRTSAVRDGDDYVLNGVKQFITSGKNADVAIVLAVTDKAAGKRGISAFLVPTATPGYIVARLEEKLGQHSSDTAQILFEDCRVPAANMLGEEGAGYKMALSGLEGGRIGIASQSIGMARAAFDAALAYAKERESFGQPLFAHQAVQFRLADMATKIEVARQMVWHAASLKDAGRPCLKEAAMAKLYASEMAEEVCSAAIQVFGGYGYVSDFPVERIYRDVRVCQIYEGTSDIQKILIARALA
- a CDS encoding 2-hydroxychromene-2-carboxylate isomerase; the encoded protein is MTAAIDFYFDFSSPYGYFASTRIDELAQKYGRIVAWHPILLGVVFKTTGSSPLPQVPLKGDYSWRDFERTARFHNIEYKRPTHFPLPTTQAARAVLWLQNHHGDDIATAFAKSVYHALFVDDINIAEPAELVKLAEPLGIDAHAMDAGASSFQIKDQLKAEIDVAMAKGVFGSPFVIIDGEPFWGFDRFDQIEAHLKSKRPMALRAVPGTDSNTSHSDNSADNSTDSSKEKKPA
- a CDS encoding HAD family hydrolase, with product MNASIKPIRHPRFDCVIFDCDGVLVDSEPIVNRVLNEMLNELGIRISIEESTKWFLGRAVREELDNIASRRGAPLPENWLSEWFVRRNTVLEAEVQAVPHVREAVRAIVATGLPVCVASGADRIKVKLQLTRTGLVELFRQDEREHIFSSTEVERSKPAPDVYLLAARTMDVEPARCVVIEDSPTGVTAGVAAGMTVLGYAARNAAQTLLAAGAVTTFTDMRELQGLIG
- a CDS encoding YchJ family metal-binding protein, producing the protein MKARASGAGTGGCPCGGGDYATCCGRFHRGEALPFNAEQLMRSRYSAYVLGDVDWLRHTWHPSTCPDDLAADTGTRWLGLAVKAHAQQDETHAQVEFVARYKVGGRAWRLHERSRFVREPRSAGEAPRWLYVDGEMLGETP
- a CDS encoding glutathione S-transferase family protein, with the translated sequence MTESMAAAAASSAARDTDYLLYGFAQSGNTYKVALLLETVGVQRGRKLWTPRFVDYFNGETHTPEYRAINEMGEAPVLEFDGQRLSQSGAILDLLAQRLDIYGPASEAERSEVLRWLLFDNHKFTSYTATYRFLRTFTKAPDPAVLQFLRQRCEGAWNVLNAHLSGRAYVLGERLTIADFSLAGYVFYDDEIGVHWRKEYPQLHAWTERLRALPGWRHPYDLLPGHPLPKRTA
- a CDS encoding dienelactone hydrolase family protein, whose product is MRWMQRLALALLLTLPIAGAMARAPSANQATQAPETTITAIIPGSSEQVAMVPKPGVMFSLELETTIFKPPGDGPFPLVVINHGKAPGKPAFQSRARYLAQSAEFVKRGYVVALPMRQGFSKSGGAYIGGGCNVESNGLVQAEDVVATLEYMVKQPYVDKSRIVVIGQSHGGLTTMAFSTIAYPGVLGVINFAGGLRDESCSRWEFNLVDAFGDYGKKARYPSLWLYGDNDSYWPQPLPAKFFEAYTAQAHGPAANARMVDYGTFAGDSHTLFGARAGVPIWLPEVERFFKEIGLSFDPQP